The Janthinobacterium lividum genome has a window encoding:
- a CDS encoding serine hydrolase, which produces MQSSKYYGVAGALALLCGVAQAGSAPSAVLAARLADFDGWAAQRMGAERIPGVTVGFSQGDVEWVKGYGYADLENRVPATARSSYRLASVTKPMTAVAILQLVEQGKVDLDAPVQTYVPYFPVKAFPVTVRQLLGHLGGIDAYRDSKAEQHFKEHKDTRQSIAVFERFDLIAEPGTRFRYTSYGYNLLGAVIEGASGESYGGYMRRHVWGPLGMDATVMDDPDAVIAHRVRGYRLAGKEWKNSEFIDISSRFSAGGTRASVPDMLAFGRGVHAGKILSAASVAAMVQPMATRAGRLTNYGMGWEIFPTGGRYAIAHSGQQPETVTYLYSFPSRKLTIAVAANLERVNPEAFVQRLFEVVTGEPWQLNTYIADAGEQRAYQVAQGLFEEGRAHAERTNEPYADAAATREAFLQINRQALAPDAKAARAYIEAARHPAGGRVFLAAGAGMAAVLRQSGIDLDTYSRGGALAFARDYVLLSQGAAAGTLPRFDPAFEQAIVALAASWDRTAAIAWPAAPAPASASISALDSQLRAAFRGQRAYPDFVPELQELAQASAARGEAESALAASSLAVALYPLSDRAHALQGLTLLHAGKWEPALAALRLALARDPLGATSPAALNLEAYRLKGSGAVAQGMAVLQAAASLHPRDANLQDSLAEFYVEQGLHTQAVAAYRQALQLDPRYPGAVGAKAAILRLGGGTQALAP; this is translated from the coding sequence ATGCAAAGCAGCAAATACTACGGTGTCGCCGGCGCGCTGGCGCTGCTCTGCGGTGTGGCGCAAGCCGGTTCCGCTCCCTCCGCTGTGCTGGCCGCGCGACTGGCCGACTTCGACGGCTGGGCGGCCCAGCGCATGGGTGCGGAGCGCATCCCGGGCGTGACCGTCGGTTTCAGCCAGGGCGACGTGGAATGGGTAAAAGGCTATGGTTATGCCGACCTGGAAAACCGCGTGCCGGCCACGGCCCGGTCCAGCTACCGGCTGGCGTCCGTCACCAAGCCCATGACGGCGGTGGCCATTCTGCAACTGGTCGAACAGGGCAAGGTCGACCTGGATGCTCCTGTGCAAACCTATGTGCCGTACTTTCCCGTCAAAGCGTTTCCCGTGACGGTGCGCCAGTTGCTGGGCCACCTGGGCGGCATCGATGCCTACCGCGACAGCAAGGCGGAGCAGCATTTCAAGGAACACAAGGATACGCGCCAGTCCATCGCCGTCTTCGAACGGTTCGACTTGATCGCCGAACCGGGCACGCGCTTCCGCTACACCAGCTATGGCTACAACTTGCTGGGCGCCGTCATCGAGGGCGCCTCGGGCGAAAGCTATGGCGGCTACATGCGGCGCCACGTATGGGGGCCGCTGGGCATGGACGCCACCGTCATGGATGACCCGGACGCCGTGATTGCCCATCGCGTGCGCGGCTACCGGCTGGCCGGCAAGGAATGGAAGAATTCGGAATTCATCGATATCAGCAGCCGCTTTTCGGCCGGCGGCACGCGCGCCAGCGTGCCCGACATGCTGGCGTTCGGCAGGGGCGTCCATGCAGGCAAGATCCTGTCGGCGGCCAGCGTGGCCGCCATGGTGCAGCCGATGGCCACGCGCGCGGGCCGCTTGACGAACTACGGCATGGGCTGGGAAATCTTCCCCACGGGCGGACGTTACGCCATTGCCCACAGCGGCCAGCAGCCGGAAACCGTCACTTATCTGTACAGTTTCCCGTCGCGCAAGCTCACCATAGCCGTCGCCGCCAATCTGGAGCGCGTCAATCCCGAGGCTTTCGTGCAGCGTCTGTTCGAGGTGGTCACGGGCGAACCATGGCAGTTGAACACGTATATCGCCGATGCGGGTGAGCAGCGCGCTTACCAGGTGGCGCAAGGCCTGTTCGAGGAAGGCAGGGCGCATGCCGAGCGCACGAATGAACCCTATGCCGATGCGGCCGCCACGCGCGAGGCATTCCTGCAAATCAACCGGCAAGCGCTGGCGCCCGACGCCAAGGCGGCGCGCGCCTATATCGAAGCGGCCCGCCATCCTGCAGGCGGCCGCGTCTTCCTGGCGGCCGGCGCCGGCATGGCCGCGGTGTTGCGCCAGTCGGGCATCGACCTGGACACATACTCGCGTGGCGGCGCGCTGGCGTTTGCACGCGACTATGTTTTATTGTCGCAAGGCGCGGCGGCCGGCACCTTGCCCCGCTTCGATCCTGCCTTCGAGCAAGCCATCGTGGCCCTGGCCGCCAGCTGGGACCGCACGGCCGCCATCGCCTGGCCGGCCGCACCTGCGCCCGCCTCCGCGTCTATTTCTGCACTCGATAGCCAGCTGCGCGCGGCCTTCCGCGGCCAGCGTGCCTACCCCGATTTCGTGCCCGAACTGCAGGAACTGGCGCAAGCGTCGGCCGCGCGCGGCGAGGCGGAATCGGCGCTGGCGGCCAGCAGCCTGGCCGTGGCACTGTATCCGCTCAGCGACCGCGCACATGCGCTGCAAGGCTTGACCTTGCTGCACGCCGGCAAGTGGGAACCGGCCCTCGCCGCCTTGCGTCTGGCGCTGGCCCGCGATCCGCTGGGTGCGACCAGTCCGGCGGCGCTGAACCTGGAAGCCTACCGTTTGAAAGGCAGCGGGGCCGTCGCGCAAGGCATGGCCGTGCTGCAGGCGGCCGCCAGCCTGCATCCGCGCGACGCGAATTTGCAGGACAGCTTGGCGGAGTTTTATGTGGAGCAAGGTTTGCACACGCAAGCGGTGGCAGCCTACCGCCAGGCGCTGCAGCTAGACCCCCGCTATCCGGGCGCCGTGGGGGCAAAAGCGGCGATCCTGCGCCTCGGCGGCGGCACACAGGCGCTGGCGCCTTAG
- a CDS encoding TraR/DksA family transcriptional regulator, which translates to MNGLPQDQLQRLQGVLEQRKLALLEQIGNEAAEADARASLLNEIEASPADNASVRTLNALVSEAAEHNLAQLSIIKHALAKFADGSYGLCDNCGEAIGLSRLNARPEARLCIDCQTRLEKARR; encoded by the coding sequence ATGAATGGATTGCCGCAAGACCAGTTGCAACGCCTGCAGGGCGTGCTGGAGCAACGCAAGCTGGCACTGCTGGAACAGATCGGGAACGAAGCGGCCGAAGCGGACGCGCGCGCCTCCTTGCTCAATGAAATCGAGGCTTCGCCGGCCGACAACGCCAGCGTGCGCACCTTGAACGCCCTCGTCAGCGAAGCGGCCGAACACAACCTGGCGCAGCTGTCCATCATCAAGCACGCGCTGGCCAAGTTTGCCGATGGCAGTTACGGCCTGTGCGACAACTGCGGCGAAGCCATCGGCCTGTCGCGCCTGAACGCGCGCCCCGAAGCGCGACTGTGCATCGATTGCCAGACGCGACTGGAAAAAGCCCGGCGCTGA
- a CDS encoding transporter substrate-binding domain-containing protein gives MQTRLHFAALLFTSIAFTQVAQADQLAAIKAKGELICGTLGTDEPNSFIDAKSRQLVGYEVDLCRAIAQGLGVKPVIKQLAVAARIPELQQGRIDILTASLTHNKEREALIDFSLSTFYTGQRVLVKKSSNITTVAGLAGKKVLTVKGGTQEPNIRKAVPGVDVVTFETAGQAYLGLQQGKGVGYVDDEVSLLNNYAKLGAAQKDYLVLPQNISQEVFAFGIRKGETGVKTAVDKVLRSLEKSGEAEKLFFKWYGPTSNVKFQKRTFKIESDKIDA, from the coding sequence ATGCAGACCCGTCTTCATTTCGCCGCGCTTCTTTTCACCTCCATCGCCTTCACCCAAGTGGCGCAAGCGGACCAGCTGGCCGCCATCAAGGCGAAGGGCGAGCTGATCTGCGGCACCCTGGGCACGGACGAGCCAAACAGTTTCATCGACGCCAAGTCGCGCCAGCTGGTTGGCTATGAAGTGGATCTGTGCCGCGCCATCGCCCAGGGCCTGGGCGTCAAACCGGTGATCAAACAGCTGGCCGTAGCTGCCCGCATCCCCGAATTGCAGCAGGGCCGCATCGATATCCTGACGGCGTCCTTGACGCACAACAAGGAACGCGAAGCGCTGATCGATTTTTCCCTGTCGACGTTTTACACGGGCCAGCGCGTGCTGGTCAAAAAAAGCAGCAATATCACGACGGTCGCGGGCCTGGCCGGCAAGAAAGTGCTGACCGTCAAGGGCGGCACGCAGGAACCGAATATCCGTAAGGCCGTGCCCGGCGTGGATGTGGTGACGTTCGAGACGGCGGGCCAGGCCTACCTGGGCTTGCAGCAAGGCAAGGGCGTTGGCTATGTCGACGATGAAGTCTCGCTGCTGAACAACTACGCCAAGCTGGGCGCCGCGCAAAAGGATTATCTTGTGCTGCCGCAAAACATCAGCCAGGAAGTGTTTGCCTTCGGCATCCGCAAGGGTGAGACGGGCGTGAAAACAGCCGTCGACAAGGTGCTGCGGAGCCTGGAAAAGTCGGGCGAGGCGGAAAAACTGTTCTTCAAATGGTATGGCCCGACGAGCAATGTGAAATTTCAAAAACGTACTTTCAAGATCGAATCGGACAAGATCGACGCCTGA
- the phbB gene encoding acetoacetyl-CoA reductase: MKEQKVALVTGGMGGLGTALCRRLHAAGFAVVAAHTPGNARVEGWLDEQQAQQYYFHPLAIDVGDFDACSVAVASVLARFGRIDVLVNNAGITRDQSMRKMELPHWAEVMRTNLDSLFNMSKQVIEPMLANRWGRIINISSVNGQKGAFGQCNYAAAKAGVHGFSKALALEVARHGITVNTVSPGYLRTQMVTAVPVDILETKILPQIPLGRLGEPDEVAALVAYLASDEAAFVTGANIAINGGQHMS, translated from the coding sequence ATGAAAGAACAAAAGGTAGCGCTGGTCACGGGCGGCATGGGCGGCCTGGGCACGGCCTTGTGCCGCAGGCTGCATGCGGCTGGCTTTGCCGTCGTGGCGGCGCATACGCCGGGCAATGCACGCGTGGAAGGCTGGCTCGACGAGCAACAGGCGCAGCAGTATTATTTCCATCCGCTGGCCATCGATGTGGGCGATTTCGATGCCTGCAGCGTAGCCGTGGCAAGCGTGCTGGCGCGGTTCGGCCGCATCGACGTGCTGGTCAACAACGCTGGCATCACACGCGACCAGAGCATGCGCAAGATGGAATTGCCGCACTGGGCTGAGGTCATGCGCACCAATCTCGACAGCCTGTTTAACATGAGCAAGCAGGTGATTGAGCCCATGCTGGCTAACCGCTGGGGCCGCATCATCAACATTTCTTCCGTGAATGGCCAGAAGGGCGCGTTTGGCCAATGCAACTACGCGGCCGCCAAGGCGGGCGTGCATGGTTTCAGCAAGGCGCTGGCGCTGGAAGTGGCGCGCCACGGCATTACCGTCAACACGGTCTCACCCGGCTACCTGCGCACGCAGATGGTGACGGCCGTGCCGGTCGATATCTTGGAAACGAAGATCCTGCCGCAGATTCCCCTGGGCCGCCTGGGCGAGCCGGACGAGGTGGCGGCCCTGGTCGCTTACCTGGCGTCCGACGAGGCGGCGTTCGTCACGGGCGCGAATATTGCCATCAATGGCGGGCAGCACATGAGTTAA
- a CDS encoding VOC family protein, which translates to MRIEPYLQFDGNCAQALEYYRQHLHGTDLCLMPYRGTPAQEQVKEDWYDKIMHGSVQLGPTMLMGSDGGCDEGAKGMSGSSICLTVDTPEEAERVFAALARDGKVQMPLEETFWAKRFGMLKDQFGVAWMVNCLKEPA; encoded by the coding sequence ATGCGTATCGAACCGTATTTGCAATTCGATGGAAACTGCGCACAAGCGCTGGAATATTACCGCCAGCACCTGCATGGCACGGACCTGTGCCTGATGCCGTATCGCGGCACGCCGGCCCAGGAGCAGGTCAAGGAAGACTGGTATGACAAGATCATGCACGGCTCCGTGCAGCTGGGGCCCACCATGCTGATGGGCTCGGACGGCGGCTGCGACGAGGGCGCCAAGGGCATGAGCGGCAGCTCGATCTGCCTGACCGTCGATACGCCGGAGGAGGCGGAACGGGTCTTCGCAGCACTGGCGCGTGACGGCAAGGTCCAGATGCCGCTGGAGGAAACGTTCTGGGCCAAGCGCTTCGGCATGCTGAAAGACCAGTTCGGGGTGGCCTGGATGGTCAACTGTCTGAAAGAACCAGCATAG
- a CDS encoding DEAD/DEAH box helicase: protein MSFSSLGLSDAIVRAVTEHGYTVPTPIQSQAIPAVLAGGDLLAGAQTGTGKTAGFTLPVLHRLSTDANGASITSNTSTRPIRALILAPTRELAAQVEESVRAYSKYTKLNSTVIFGGVGINPQIKQLKHGVDILVATPGRLLDHMGQGTVDLSKVEILILDEADRMLDMGFIRDIKKVLAVLPPKRQNLLFSATFSEEIKALADGLLNKPAMIEVARRNSTVEVIKQKIHPVDRDKKHPMLSYLIKSNNWTQVLVFTRTKHGANKLVEQLGADGIGALAIHGNKSQSARTRALSEFKDGTLQVLVATDIAARGIDIDQLPHVVNYDLPNIPEDYVHRIGRTGRAGAKGEAVSLVCVDEHEMLKDIEKLIKQTLPREVIEGFEPDLNARAQPVQLRSGTGGHRNNSRAPAGAVVRVKTGGSGAKPRSAGPSGGGGGGNRSGNAPRSAASHRSGGRGR, encoded by the coding sequence ATGTCCTTTTCCTCCCTCGGATTGTCCGACGCTATCGTACGTGCCGTTACCGAACACGGCTACACTGTGCCGACCCCCATCCAGTCGCAGGCGATTCCCGCCGTGCTGGCTGGCGGCGACTTGCTGGCCGGTGCACAAACCGGTACCGGCAAGACGGCCGGCTTCACCCTGCCCGTGCTGCACCGCCTGTCGACGGACGCGAATGGCGCGTCCATCACCAGCAACACCTCGACGCGCCCGATCCGCGCCCTGATCCTGGCACCGACGCGCGAACTCGCCGCGCAGGTCGAGGAAAGCGTGCGCGCCTACAGCAAGTACACCAAATTGAACTCCACCGTGATCTTCGGCGGCGTCGGCATCAACCCGCAAATCAAGCAGCTCAAGCATGGCGTCGACATCCTCGTCGCCACGCCGGGCCGCTTGCTGGACCATATGGGCCAGGGCACGGTTGACCTGTCGAAAGTGGAAATCCTGATCCTCGACGAAGCCGACCGCATGCTCGACATGGGTTTCATCCGCGACATCAAGAAAGTGCTGGCCGTACTGCCGCCGAAACGCCAGAACCTGCTGTTCTCGGCCACGTTCTCGGAAGAGATCAAGGCCCTGGCCGACGGCTTGCTGAACAAGCCAGCCATGATCGAGGTGGCGCGCCGCAATTCGACCGTGGAAGTGATCAAGCAAAAGATCCATCCGGTCGACCGCGACAAGAAGCACCCGATGCTGTCCTACCTGATCAAGTCGAACAACTGGACGCAAGTGCTGGTATTTACGCGCACCAAGCATGGCGCCAACAAGCTGGTCGAGCAACTGGGCGCGGACGGTATCGGCGCCCTGGCCATCCACGGCAACAAGAGCCAGTCGGCGCGCACGCGCGCGCTGTCCGAGTTCAAGGATGGCACCTTGCAAGTGCTGGTCGCCACCGACATCGCCGCGCGCGGTATCGATATCGACCAGTTGCCGCACGTCGTCAACTACGACTTGCCGAACATTCCGGAAGACTATGTGCACCGTATCGGCCGCACGGGCCGTGCCGGCGCCAAGGGCGAAGCCGTGTCGCTGGTCTGCGTGGATGAGCACGAAATGTTGAAAGACATCGAAAAGCTGATCAAGCAAACCCTGCCGCGCGAAGTCATCGAAGGCTTCGAGCCAGACCTGAACGCCCGCGCCCAGCCTGTGCAATTGCGCAGCGGCACCGGCGGCCACCGCAACAACAGCCGCGCGCCAGCCGGCGCCGTGGTGCGCGTAAAAACCGGCGGCAGCGGCGCCAAGCCACGCAGCGCCGGCCCATCGGGCGGCGGTGGCGGCGGCAACCGCAGCGGCAATGCGCCGCGTTCGGCAGCTTCGCATCGCTCCGGCGGCCGCGGCCGCTAA
- a CDS encoding amino acid ABC transporter permease, whose protein sequence is MLELIHDYWLYFLVGRYPEGPLGGLALTVLLASLALVLSLPFGLLLGLARLSPWRLLRWPVAALIHVVRGIPLLLVIFWAYFFLPSITGHESGQFGTMLAALVIFDGIYLAEIVRAGVQAVPRGQVEAARSLGLNYADSMRTVVLPQALRHMLPSLVNQFVSTIKETSLGYIIGLAEVSFIASQVNGLVLTKPVQVYFLLGMTYFVLCFSLSRAAFWLERRQARLLKAAA, encoded by the coding sequence ATGCTGGAACTGATCCACGATTACTGGCTGTATTTTCTCGTCGGCCGCTATCCCGAGGGGCCGTTGGGCGGCCTGGCGCTGACGGTGCTGCTGGCCAGTCTGGCACTGGTGCTCAGTTTGCCCTTCGGCTTGCTGCTGGGGCTGGCGCGCCTCAGTCCCTGGCGCCTGCTGCGCTGGCCCGTCGCCGCGCTGATCCACGTGGTGCGGGGCATCCCTTTGCTGCTGGTGATCTTCTGGGCGTATTTCTTCCTGCCCAGCATCACGGGTCACGAAAGCGGGCAGTTCGGCACCATGCTGGCCGCCCTTGTCATTTTCGACGGCATTTACCTGGCCGAGATCGTGCGCGCTGGTGTGCAAGCCGTGCCACGGGGACAGGTGGAGGCAGCCCGTTCGCTGGGCTTGAACTATGCGGACAGCATGCGCACGGTGGTGCTGCCGCAGGCGCTGCGCCACATGCTGCCCTCGCTGGTGAACCAGTTTGTTTCCACCATCAAGGAAACCTCGCTGGGGTACATCATCGGCCTGGCCGAAGTGTCGTTCATCGCCTCGCAAGTCAATGGCCTGGTGCTGACGAAACCCGTGCAAGTGTATTTCCTGCTGGGCATGACGTATTTTGTCTTGTGTTTCAGCCTGTCGCGCGCCGCCTTCTGGCTCGAGCGGCGCCAGGCGCGTCTCTTGAAAGCGGCTGCATGA
- a CDS encoding LytTR family DNA-binding domain-containing protein, protein MNVLILEDEPLIAQGLEREVRAHFGERLTALALHDNVPQALAALAQDKVDLLLLDLHLHGADGYDLLRLAPKAPFQTIIVSAHAERSITAFEFGVLDFVAKPFSRERLHKALQRYTGRHTEAASLAVKKRGALEWIAMAEIDHVQADGHYSNIVLRSGEQCFHDLAIDKLMALLPPHFLRVHRSYIVNSLGFKRLQIAAGGKYALDTQTSTGIPVSRSSYPALKQRLLG, encoded by the coding sequence ATGAACGTGTTGATACTGGAAGATGAACCGCTGATCGCGCAAGGCCTCGAACGCGAGGTGCGCGCGCATTTCGGCGAGCGGCTGACGGCGCTGGCGCTGCATGACAACGTGCCGCAAGCCCTGGCCGCCCTGGCCCAGGACAAGGTCGACTTGCTGCTGCTGGACTTGCACCTGCACGGCGCCGACGGCTATGACTTGCTGCGCCTGGCCCCAAAAGCCCCGTTCCAGACCATCATCGTCTCGGCCCACGCGGAACGCTCGATCACCGCCTTCGAGTTTGGCGTGCTCGACTTCGTTGCCAAGCCCTTCAGCCGCGAGCGCCTGCACAAGGCGCTGCAACGCTATACGGGACGGCACACGGAAGCGGCCTCGCTGGCCGTCAAGAAACGGGGAGCGCTGGAATGGATCGCCATGGCCGAGATCGACCACGTGCAAGCCGATGGCCACTACAGCAATATCGTGCTGCGCAGCGGTGAACAGTGCTTTCACGACCTGGCTATCGATAAGCTCATGGCCCTGCTGCCGCCCCACTTCCTGCGCGTGCACCGCTCCTACATCGTCAACAGCCTGGGCTTCAAGCGGCTGCAGATCGCGGCGGGCGGCAAATACGCGCTCGACACGCAGACCAGCACGGGCATACCCGTCTCGCGCAGCAGCTATCCCGCGCTGAAACAGCGGCTGCTAGGTTAA
- a CDS encoding histidine kinase → MPTPLHLPRLYAVSALTWLFSALLPLYFYTAYRLPRWPLAAAVLLACIALAGALPTHFDARCWLMFLTGLAASLALNLVALWRRLPGSRGGTLIALASCALLLLTGSQFAEGGFALVVCFLLLPLCAQLLAQLLHERSKAARAQQLENQLLRKSMQPHFLMNSLSLISELSAQSPQAAETFIEALGAELRMLNEFAQQPSIALTQELALCENYLRIMGTRLQQPCRLQLDGEAAGITVPPALLLTALENAFSHNRYRHGAAFILRIVKHAQTQVLTLIVPEGETRPHAGSGVGEQYIRASLQAVFGDHARYVSEYASEQLPAGWRLTFTMPAAP, encoded by the coding sequence ATGCCTACCCCCTTGCACTTGCCGCGCCTGTACGCCGTCAGCGCCCTGACCTGGCTGTTTTCCGCCCTGCTGCCCCTGTATTTTTATACGGCATACCGGCTACCCCGCTGGCCGCTGGCGGCGGCAGTGCTGCTGGCATGCATCGCGCTGGCCGGCGCGCTGCCCACGCATTTCGACGCGCGCTGCTGGCTGATGTTTCTGACGGGTCTGGCAGCGAGCCTGGCGCTCAACCTGGTCGCCCTGTGGCGCCGCCTGCCGGGCAGCCGCGGCGGCACGCTGATCGCGCTGGCCTCGTGCGCGCTGCTCCTGCTGACGGGCAGCCAGTTTGCCGAAGGCGGCTTCGCCCTCGTCGTGTGCTTTTTGCTGCTGCCCCTGTGCGCGCAACTGCTGGCCCAACTATTGCACGAACGCAGCAAGGCGGCGCGTGCCCAGCAACTGGAAAACCAGCTCTTGCGCAAAAGCATGCAACCGCATTTCCTGATGAATTCATTGAGCCTGATCAGCGAACTCAGCGCGCAATCGCCGCAGGCGGCCGAAACCTTCATCGAGGCGCTGGGCGCCGAGTTGCGCATGCTCAACGAGTTTGCCCAGCAGCCCAGCATTGCCCTGACGCAGGAACTGGCCCTGTGCGAGAATTACCTGCGCATCATGGGCACCCGGTTGCAGCAACCGTGCCGTTTGCAACTCGATGGCGAGGCAGCGGGCATCACCGTGCCGCCCGCCCTGTTGCTGACGGCGCTGGAAAACGCATTCAGCCACAACCGCTACCGCCACGGTGCGGCCTTTATCCTGCGCATCGTAAAACATGCGCAAACGCAGGTGCTCACCCTGATCGTGCCGGAAGGCGAGACACGCCCGCACGCGGGCAGTGGCGTGGGCGAACAGTACATCCGCGCCAGCCTGCAGGCCGTGTTTGGCGATCATGCCCGCTATGTCAGCGAATATGCCAGCGAACAACTGCCAGCAGGCTGGCGCCTCACCTTTACCATGCCGGCGGCGCCATGA
- a CDS encoding amino acid ABC transporter permease produces the protein MFDLNFLLAGDYRDWLLSGLLLSMQLMGITLLLSLPLACGVAMLRLAPSRLLNGLGAAYVELIRNVPLLAHFLFWYFGAPELLPDAWKERLYAGNIEAVSAITALTLYTAAYMAEDIRSGIRAIPVQQFEAGRALGFSFLATMRLCIVPQALRLAAPPLLSQTLNLWQNTSIATVIGVAELMYQTQRVEAASFRSVDAFVFASAAYLAVSLVIAGLAALLQRKVS, from the coding sequence ATGTTTGATCTGAACTTTTTGCTGGCCGGCGACTACCGCGACTGGTTGCTCTCCGGCCTGCTGTTGTCCATGCAACTGATGGGCATCACCTTGCTCTTGTCCCTGCCGCTGGCGTGCGGCGTGGCCATGCTGCGCCTCGCCCCGTCGCGCCTGCTCAATGGGTTGGGCGCCGCGTATGTCGAGCTGATCCGCAACGTGCCCTTGCTTGCCCACTTCCTGTTCTGGTATTTCGGCGCACCCGAACTGCTGCCCGACGCGTGGAAGGAGCGCTTGTATGCCGGCAATATCGAAGCCGTCAGCGCCATCACGGCCCTGACTTTATACACGGCCGCCTATATGGCGGAAGACATCCGCAGCGGCATCCGCGCCATTCCTGTCCAGCAATTCGAGGCGGGGCGGGCACTGGGTTTCAGTTTTCTCGCCACCATGCGCCTGTGCATCGTGCCGCAGGCGCTGCGGCTGGCCGCGCCGCCGCTGCTGTCGCAAACCCTGAACCTGTGGCAAAACACCAGCATCGCCACCGTCATCGGCGTGGCCGAGCTGATGTACCAGACGCAGCGCGTGGAAGCGGCCTCGTTCCGCAGCGTCGATGCATTTGTCTTCGCCAGTGCGGCTTACCTGGCCGTTTCGCTGGTGATCGCGGGCCTGGCGGCCTTGCTGCAAAGGAAGGTGTCCTGA
- a CDS encoding universal stress protein, giving the protein MTYKTVLLHIDDSAGRAVRIEAAASIAQACGGHLTGVALTGVSRLLYQNQPDLDADPNLSLHLNFLRARATHALDGFEQQVRAAGVASFEQRVLDDEAAGGISLLARYADLVVISQYNAKDKSPSVMRDFPAYVLLHSGRPVLIVPYAPPLPLLAPPAAARNVLISWNASKEASRAVSAALPLLQRAGQVHVAIFDAQVHAAEHGERPGAELTQYMARHGVEARLHLLDGGGVRRGDIGEALLAQAADLSADLLVMGAYGHSRLRETILGGVTRTILQSMTIPVLMAH; this is encoded by the coding sequence ATGACGTACAAGACCGTATTGCTCCACATCGACGACAGTGCCGGGCGCGCCGTCCGCATCGAAGCGGCGGCCAGCATCGCGCAGGCTTGCGGCGGCCACCTGACGGGCGTGGCCCTGACGGGCGTGTCGCGCCTGCTGTACCAGAACCAGCCCGACCTCGATGCCGACCCGAACCTGAGCTTGCATCTGAACTTCCTGCGGGCACGGGCGACGCACGCCCTCGACGGTTTCGAACAGCAGGTGCGCGCGGCCGGCGTCGCCTCGTTCGAACAGCGCGTGCTCGACGACGAAGCGGCAGGCGGCATCAGCCTGCTGGCCCGCTATGCGGACCTGGTCGTCATCAGTCAATACAATGCCAAGGATAAATCGCCGTCCGTGATGCGCGACTTTCCCGCCTATGTGCTGCTGCATTCGGGCCGTCCCGTGCTGATCGTGCCGTATGCGCCGCCGCTGCCCCTGCTGGCGCCGCCGGCAGCCGCGCGCAATGTGCTCATTTCCTGGAACGCCAGCAAGGAAGCGAGCCGCGCCGTGAGCGCCGCCCTGCCCCTGCTGCAGCGCGCCGGACAAGTTCACGTGGCCATTTTCGACGCCCAGGTGCATGCCGCCGAGCACGGCGAACGGCCGGGCGCCGAGCTGACGCAATACATGGCGCGCCACGGCGTGGAAGCGCGGCTGCATTTGCTCGATGGTGGTGGTGTGCGGCGCGGCGACATCGGCGAGGCGCTGCTGGCGCAGGCCGCCGACCTGTCGGCCGACTTGCTGGTGATGGGGGCGTATGGCCATTCGCGCCTGCGCGAAACCATCCTGGGCGGCGTCACGCGCACGATTCTGCAGAGCATGACGATCCCCGTGCTGATGGCACACTAG
- a CDS encoding amino acid ABC transporter ATP-binding protein: MITFDNVNKYYGDYHALSGINEHVAKGEVLVVCGPSGSGKSTLIRTINRLEPIASGRITVAGQDIHAPGLDVNAFRSHIGFVFQQFNLFPHLSVLDNCALAPQRLRGLTRREAEERALALLERVGLAHKARAMPAALSGGQQQRVAIARALAMQPPLMLFDEPTSALDPEMVGEVLQVMRDLAQGGMTMVCVTHEMGFAREVADRVWFMDHGQVLERAAPEEFFARPQHARAQQFLSDIRSPFE, encoded by the coding sequence ATGATTACCTTTGACAACGTCAACAAATACTATGGCGATTATCACGCCTTGAGCGGTATCAACGAGCACGTCGCCAAGGGCGAGGTGCTGGTCGTGTGCGGGCCGTCCGGCTCCGGCAAGTCGACCCTGATCCGTACCATCAACCGCCTGGAGCCTATCGCCTCGGGCCGCATCACGGTGGCGGGCCAGGATATCCATGCGCCGGGGTTGGACGTGAATGCCTTCCGCTCGCATATCGGTTTTGTGTTCCAGCAATTCAACCTGTTTCCCCATTTATCGGTGCTGGACAATTGCGCGCTGGCGCCGCAGCGCTTGCGCGGCCTCACCCGGCGCGAAGCGGAGGAGCGGGCCCTGGCCCTGCTGGAAAGGGTGGGGCTGGCGCACAAGGCGCGCGCCATGCCGGCGGCCTTGTCGGGCGGCCAGCAGCAGAGGGTGGCCATCGCCCGCGCGCTGGCCATGCAACCACCGCTGATGCTGTTTGACGAGCCGACCAGCGCCCTGGACCCGGAAATGGTGGGCGAGGTGCTGCAAGTGATGCGCGACCTGGCGCAGGGCGGCATGACGATGGTGTGCGTGACGCACGAGATGGGCTTTGCGCGCGAAGTGGCGGACCGCGTCTGGTTCATGGACCACGGGCAAGTGCTGGAACGGGCCGCGCCCGAGGAATTCTTCGCGCGGCCGCAACATGCGCGCGCACAGCAATTCCTGTCCGATATCCGCAGTCCTTTCGAATGA